The following are from one region of the Gloeomargarita lithophora Alchichica-D10 genome:
- the pstC gene encoding phosphate ABC transporter permease subunit PstC: MPKISQFWDRGFVGLTAVCALATGGLLLAIISILLEQATPAMGAFGWGFLVSHVWNPVQGQYGIWPQVWGTLCTTGTALVLAVPLGLAVAIGLTESWPHISPEWQGVAAAVVEVLAAIPSVVYGLWGIFILIPTLRTGQKLLPQIFGAGAIGPSVGVASLVLSIMILPTVAAVARSSLRQVPQEYRWAAMAVGATRWETLLAIILPAARAGIGGGILLALARALGETMAVTMLIGNANRVSTSLWQAGSTIPSLLANQFAEAQGMQVAALMYAALVLLGLTVLVQLVARLGVGNEVG, from the coding sequence ATGCCTAAAATTTCCCAGTTCTGGGATCGGGGGTTTGTGGGGCTGACGGCGGTGTGTGCCCTAGCTACGGGGGGACTCCTGCTGGCAATTATTAGTATTTTGTTGGAACAGGCAACTCCGGCGATGGGGGCCTTCGGTTGGGGATTTTTGGTGAGTCACGTCTGGAATCCGGTGCAGGGGCAGTACGGCATTTGGCCGCAGGTGTGGGGGACTTTATGCACGACCGGGACAGCCTTGGTCTTGGCCGTGCCCCTGGGGTTGGCGGTGGCGATTGGCCTGACCGAATCCTGGCCGCACATTTCCCCCGAATGGCAAGGGGTGGCGGCGGCGGTGGTGGAGGTGTTGGCGGCGATTCCCAGCGTGGTGTACGGGCTGTGGGGCATTTTTATCCTGATTCCCACCCTGCGGACGGGGCAAAAACTGCTACCCCAGATTTTCGGTGCGGGGGCGATTGGGCCATCGGTGGGGGTCGCCAGTTTGGTTTTATCCATCATGATTTTGCCGACGGTGGCTGCCGTGGCTCGTAGTAGTTTAAGGCAAGTGCCTCAGGAATACCGCTGGGCGGCGATGGCGGTGGGGGCGACCCGCTGGGAAACCCTATTGGCAATTATTTTACCGGCGGCACGGGCGGGGATTGGGGGCGGAATTTTGTTGGCTCTGGCACGAGCCTTGGGGGAAACCATGGCGGTAACGATGTTGATTGGCAATGCCAACCGGGTCAGCACTTCCCTGTGGCAGGCGGGGAGTACCATTCCCAGCTTGTTGGCGAATCAATTTGCCGAAGCGCAGGGGATGCAGGTGGCGGCTTTGATGTATGCGGCTTTGGTATTACTGGGGCTGACGGTGCTGGTACAACTGGTGGCACGCCTGGGGGTGGGGAATGAGGTGGGGTGA
- a CDS encoding DUF3082 domain-containing protein: MRETQPPLTPGRCLTGSAISGALGLAVFALTRGIAQTLTAHPIHSQNPLVLRLAGVVRTALLGGGTLAVVVLAVFTLGLLALAVQVAWSPPDA, from the coding sequence ATGCGTGAAACCCAGCCCCCCTTGACCCCAGGGCGTTGTCTCACTGGGTCAGCCATTAGTGGTGCGTTGGGGTTGGCGGTCTTTGCCCTCACCCGCGGGATCGCCCAAACCTTGACCGCCCATCCCATTCACAGCCAAAACCCCCTGGTCTTGCGGTTGGCGGGGGTGGTGCGGACGGCCTTGTTGGGGGGGGGCACCCTGGCGGTGGTGGTGCTGGCGGTATTTACCCTGGGGCTGTTGGCCTTGGCGGTGCAGGTGGCCTGGTCGCCCCCAGATGCCTAA
- a CDS encoding sigma-70 family RNA polymerase sigma factor: MQLPAFCECQHPLVQTLHGQEDGKLLQQFQGEPEQGRAFVALFCRYALVVYALVSHAAPTGIQVDYLFATTWRYLYQQLRELSPPAGMTSLQTWLVDRTGDWLTRVEIPAPESIHYRLPAASPPLWCYLEEALQKLATPLRLVMLLKTIGHWSDEQIAQELSLTPEQVAALLPIGQRELMTHLPTDIWAIYLGGQPADA, from the coding sequence ATGCAACTGCCAGCTTTTTGCGAATGCCAACACCCGCTGGTGCAAACCCTACATGGGCAGGAGGATGGCAAGTTGTTGCAACAGTTCCAAGGGGAACCGGAGCAGGGACGGGCGTTCGTGGCCTTGTTTTGCCGTTATGCCCTGGTGGTCTATGCCCTGGTCAGCCATGCGGCACCGACGGGGATACAGGTGGATTATCTGTTTGCGACCACCTGGCGCTATTTGTATCAACAACTGCGGGAATTGTCCCCCCCGGCGGGCATGACCAGTCTGCAAACCTGGTTGGTGGATCGCACGGGGGATTGGTTGACCCGGGTGGAAATCCCGGCCCCGGAGAGTATTCACTATCGCCTACCGGCGGCATCCCCGCCCCTGTGGTGTTATTTGGAGGAAGCTCTGCAAAAGTTAGCCACGCCACTCCGCCTGGTGATGTTGCTCAAAACCATTGGTCATTGGTCAGATGAACAAATTGCCCAGGAATTGAGCCTCACCCCGGAGCAGGTGGCGGCCTTGCTCCCCATCGGCCAGCGGGAGTTGATGACCCATTTGCCGACGGATATTTGGGCTATCTACCTGGGGGGGCAACCGGCGGATGCGTGA
- a CDS encoding Tic20 family protein: MAWRSSTTPLDRVFASLVYLIPLYDGIVYGRFLFAQFPFLNYLQYPLIPLAIVYGLIPFGLGSLVVFIALFIGVVRNEKIPHFIRFNAMQAILISILLSLIGLIYSFILQPIVQGFIAEVLFNTIFLGVLATVGYSVVQSVRGRYAEMPLISEASYLQTR, translated from the coding sequence ATGGCTTGGCGTAGTTCTACCACCCCCCTCGACCGGGTTTTTGCCAGTTTGGTGTATCTCATTCCTCTGTACGATGGGATTGTTTATGGCCGCTTTTTGTTTGCCCAATTTCCTTTTTTGAACTATCTCCAATATCCCCTGATTCCCCTGGCGATTGTGTATGGGTTAATTCCTTTCGGGCTGGGTAGTTTGGTGGTGTTTATCGCCCTATTTATCGGGGTGGTACGGAATGAAAAAATCCCCCACTTTATTCGCTTCAATGCCATGCAGGCGATTTTAATTAGTATTTTGCTAAGTTTAATTGGCTTGATTTACAGCTTTATTCTGCAACCGATTGTGCAGGGATTTATTGCCGAAGTTTTGTTTAATACGATTTTTTTGGGAGTCCTGGCGACCGTAGGCTACAGTGTGGTGCAATCGGTGCGGGGTCGCTATGCGGAAATGCCGCTGATTTCCGAGGCCAGTTATCTGCAAACTCGGTAA
- a CDS encoding FAD-dependent oxidoreductase, with protein sequence MAVAYNVIILGGHLEARWAALWATQQGARVALVVNENGNGTADWGMVAVALWARVAEMALQAQQSAWLFMGESGLNPVWERAASWVEQMIFAYQAQYSDSFLLQSGVDVIPGPGAFVTQPNLAVQTPERTLRACGYVVAGTGVPVLPEVLHLRDVNFLSVAQISTLSQHPRRVAILGNTPAAVVLAQAWARLGVPVFLPVAEHRLLPGEEGLLARRLERILSSEGVQIATETALKAVELRSTGIHLDCQTGTHEVDTLLVATPNHLPPETLGTLELRRQGHYLRVNRYLQTSHPRIYAVGDAVGHYPVPAVLGYELQIAVHNILYRRRKPVYRDLSWVIPTAPVLLRQGWTEAQARQHQPGLQVQTQPLSKRIGNRRGRTLGWHSLAPQAIYRHYSQVSGAALSWDSWRWVLEETVLPPIPKTGFWRELRLTWQRDGTD encoded by the coding sequence ATGGCGGTTGCCTACAATGTCATTATTTTAGGGGGGCATTTAGAGGCGCGGTGGGCGGCACTGTGGGCGACCCAGCAAGGGGCAAGGGTGGCTCTCGTGGTCAATGAAAATGGCAATGGCACCGCCGATTGGGGGATGGTGGCGGTGGCGCTCTGGGCACGGGTGGCCGAGATGGCACTACAGGCGCAACAATCTGCCTGGTTATTTATGGGGGAAAGCGGGCTAAACCCAGTCTGGGAACGGGCGGCCAGTTGGGTAGAGCAGATGATTTTTGCGTATCAAGCGCAGTATAGTGATAGTTTTTTGTTGCAGTCCGGGGTGGATGTCATTCCTGGCCCTGGGGCGTTTGTGACCCAACCGAACCTAGCAGTACAAACCCCAGAGCGTACCCTCCGTGCCTGTGGCTATGTGGTGGCGGGCACGGGGGTGCCGGTACTGCCGGAGGTTCTCCATCTGCGGGATGTGAATTTTCTGAGCGTAGCGCAGATCAGTACCTTGTCCCAACATCCCCGGCGGGTGGCGATTTTGGGCAATACCCCGGCGGCGGTGGTGCTGGCGCAGGCGTGGGCGAGGCTGGGGGTGCCGGTTTTTCTGCCGGTGGCGGAACATCGCTTACTCCCTGGGGAAGAAGGACTGCTGGCCCGGCGGTTGGAGCGGATTTTAAGCTCGGAGGGGGTGCAGATTGCCACTGAAACGGCACTCAAAGCTGTTGAACTGCGCTCTACGGGGATTCACCTGGATTGTCAAACCGGCACCCACGAAGTGGATACCCTGTTGGTGGCGACCCCCAACCATCTGCCCCCGGAGACGCTGGGAACCCTGGAACTCCGGCGCCAGGGGCATTATCTGCGGGTGAATCGTTATCTCCAGACCAGCCACCCCCGGATTTATGCGGTGGGGGATGCGGTGGGGCATTATCCGGTACCGGCGGTGCTGGGTTATGAATTACAAATAGCTGTGCATAATATCCTGTACCGGCGGCGCAAACCGGTTTATCGGGATTTGTCTTGGGTGATTCCCACCGCACCGGTTTTGTTGCGGCAAGGGTGGACGGAAGCCCAAGCCCGTCAACACCAACCCGGATTGCAGGTACAAACCCAGCCCTTGAGTAAACGGATTGGGAACCGGCGGGGGCGCACCCTGGGCTGGCATTCTTTGGCACCCCAAGCCATTTACCGTCATTACAGTCAAGTATCTGGGGCAGCCCTAAGCTGGGATAGTTGGCGGTGGGTGTTGGAAGAAACGGTGTTACCACCTATACCGAAAACTGGATTTTGGCGTGAACTCCGGCTGACTTGGCAAAGGGATGGGACGGATTAA
- a CDS encoding YceD family protein produces the protein MLQPIAIASLLRLPERKLCLTVQDTLPDLPLLTPVRGEIEIQHQGTCLQVIAQVYAIVTLTCRRCLCQYNERLPVGVSEVIWLDATKSDPQAWPSEQEVPLGDLMEYLPPDGWLDVGQWLYEQISLALPSHSLCRPDCQLDWQPEEATPVDPRWASLSGFDPLE, from the coding sequence GTGTTACAACCGATTGCCATTGCCAGTTTATTGCGTCTGCCGGAGCGAAAGTTGTGTTTAACCGTGCAGGATACCCTACCGGATTTACCCTTGTTGACTCCGGTGCGGGGGGAAATTGAGATTCAGCACCAAGGGACTTGTCTCCAGGTCATTGCCCAGGTGTATGCGATTGTCACCTTGACCTGTCGCCGCTGTTTATGTCAGTACAATGAACGTCTGCCGGTGGGGGTATCGGAGGTGATTTGGCTGGATGCGACCAAGAGTGATCCGCAGGCGTGGCCGTCGGAACAGGAGGTGCCTTTGGGGGATTTGATGGAGTATTTACCCCCGGATGGCTGGTTGGATGTGGGGCAATGGCTGTATGAACAAATTTCCTTGGCTTTACCCAGCCATTCCCTCTGTCGTCCCGATTGTCAACTGGATTGGCAACCGGAGGAGGCGACCCCGGTTGACCCCCGCTGGGCGAGTTTAAGCGGTTTTGACCCGCTGGAATAG
- a CDS encoding AAA family ATPase yields MDFAQELGLLIRARYPLIYVPTAEEERVEGVLTQVARVLGQWGVYVWDFVEGIQGNSNDQGFARRNPLQALEFLDKLPPHLPALLILRDYSRFLEDVAVGRKLRNLNRTLKSQPKSVILLATEVRLPVELQEMVTVVPFGLPTAAELRQELQGILAGLNQSLEPLVLADLVRSCQGLSLERMQRVVGRALALRGSLTAQDVDGVLAEKRQIIQQTQILEFCPPTVTLADIGGLDNLKLWLERRQQAFGQAAHDYGLPYPRGLLLAGLQGTGKSLTAKAIAHFWHLPLLRLDVGRLFAGLVGESESRTRQMIQLTEALAPCVLWIDEIDKAFNALDSRGDSGTTNRVFGTLLTWLAEKNSPVFVVATANQIQILPPELLRKGRFDEIFFVGLPTWEERQSILQVHLSRLRPHTWSSYDLVRLAWETPDFSGAELEQVIIEAMHTGFSQGREFSTDDILEAASQMVPLARTAQEQVQVLQQWASAGKIRSASRHTSLSRRMEQMEEQDYGESSA; encoded by the coding sequence ATGGATTTTGCACAGGAGTTGGGGTTATTGATCCGGGCGCGTTATCCCCTGATTTATGTGCCGACGGCGGAGGAGGAGCGGGTGGAGGGGGTGTTGACCCAGGTGGCGCGGGTTTTGGGACAGTGGGGGGTGTATGTGTGGGATTTTGTCGAGGGCATCCAGGGCAATTCCAATGACCAGGGGTTTGCCCGCCGTAATCCGTTGCAGGCGTTGGAATTTTTGGATAAATTGCCACCCCATCTGCCCGCCCTGTTGATCCTGCGCGACTACAGCCGGTTTCTGGAGGATGTGGCGGTGGGGCGCAAACTCCGCAACCTGAACCGCACTCTCAAGTCCCAACCCAAAAGTGTGATTTTGCTGGCGACCGAAGTGCGTTTGCCGGTGGAATTGCAGGAAATGGTCACGGTTGTCCCCTTTGGCCTGCCCACGGCGGCGGAATTGCGCCAGGAGTTGCAGGGGATTTTGGCAGGCTTAAATCAATCCCTCGAACCGCTGGTGTTGGCGGATTTGGTGCGCTCCTGCCAGGGGTTGTCCTTGGAGCGGATGCAGAGGGTGGTGGGGCGGGCGTTGGCTCTGCGGGGCAGTTTGACGGCGCAGGATGTGGATGGGGTGCTGGCGGAAAAACGCCAAATTATCCAGCAAACCCAGATTTTGGAATTTTGCCCCCCCACCGTTACCCTGGCGGATATTGGCGGACTGGATAACCTGAAACTGTGGCTAGAGCGGCGGCAACAGGCGTTTGGGCAGGCGGCGCACGACTACGGGTTGCCCTATCCGCGGGGGCTGTTGCTGGCGGGGTTGCAGGGGACGGGGAAATCCTTGACCGCCAAGGCCATTGCCCATTTTTGGCATTTGCCCCTCCTGCGCTTGGATGTGGGGCGGTTGTTTGCGGGGTTGGTGGGGGAATCGGAGAGCCGCACCCGGCAAATGATTCAACTCACGGAAGCCTTGGCGCCCTGCGTCCTGTGGATTGATGAGATTGATAAAGCCTTTAATGCCCTGGATAGCCGGGGGGACAGCGGCACCACCAACCGGGTATTTGGCACTTTATTGACCTGGTTGGCGGAGAAAAATTCGCCGGTGTTTGTGGTGGCGACGGCCAATCAAATTCAGATTTTACCCCCGGAACTCTTGCGTAAAGGCCGATTTGATGAGATTTTTTTTGTAGGGCTACCCACCTGGGAAGAGCGGCAAAGTATATTGCAAGTACATTTGTCCCGCCTGCGGCCTCACACCTGGTCGAGTTATGACCTCGTTCGGTTGGCTTGGGAAACCCCGGATTTTTCGGGGGCAGAATTGGAGCAAGTCATTATCGAAGCGATGCACACCGGCTTTAGCCAGGGTCGGGAATTTAGCACAGACGATATATTAGAAGCAGCCAGTCAAATGGTGCCCCTCGCCCGCACCGCCCAGGAACAGGTGCAGGTTTTGCAACAGTGGGCCAGTGCCGGTAAAATTCGCTCCGCTTCCCGTCACACCAGTCTCAGTCGCCGCATGGAACAAATGGAGGAGCAGGATTATGGCGAGTCGTCTGCGTGA